A genome region from Mesorhizobium sp. B2-1-8 includes the following:
- the rimO gene encoding 30S ribosomal protein S12 methylthiotransferase RimO: MSAPRVSFVSLGCPKALVDSERIITRLRAEGYEIARKHDGADLVVVNTCGFLDSARDESLNAIGSALSENGRVIVTGCLGAEPDVIREKHPNVLAITGPQAYESVMAAVHEAAPPSHDPYIDLLPPQGVKLTPRHYAYLKISEGCNNRCTFCIIPALRGDLVSRPAADVLREAEKLAKAGVKELLVISQDTSAYGIDIKYQTSMFGDREVRAKFLDLSEELGKLGIWVRMHYVYPYPHVADVIPLMAEGKILPYLDIPFQHASPQVLKNMRRPAHGEKTLERIRGWRDVCPDLAIRSTFIVGFPGETDDDFEMLLDWLDEAKIDRAGCFKYEPVRGARSNELGLEQVPQEIKEARWHRFMQRQQKISATQLARKVGKRLPVLIDEAHGMSAKGRTKYDAPEIDGSVHIQSRRPMRAGDIVTVKIERADAYDLYGAAV, encoded by the coding sequence ATGTCCGCCCCGCGCGTCAGCTTCGTCAGTCTCGGATGTCCCAAAGCCCTTGTCGATTCCGAACGCATCATCACGCGTTTGCGGGCCGAGGGCTACGAGATCGCCCGCAAGCATGACGGCGCCGATCTGGTTGTCGTCAACACCTGTGGTTTCCTTGATTCCGCCCGCGACGAGTCGCTCAACGCCATCGGCTCCGCGCTTTCGGAAAACGGCAGGGTCATCGTCACCGGCTGTCTGGGCGCCGAGCCGGACGTGATCCGCGAGAAGCACCCCAACGTGCTGGCGATCACCGGGCCGCAGGCCTATGAGAGCGTGATGGCAGCCGTCCATGAGGCTGCCCCTCCCTCGCACGATCCCTACATCGACCTCCTGCCGCCGCAGGGCGTTAAGCTGACGCCGCGCCACTATGCCTATTTGAAGATTTCGGAAGGCTGCAACAACCGTTGCACCTTCTGCATCATCCCGGCACTTCGTGGCGATCTCGTCTCGCGGCCGGCTGCCGATGTGCTGCGCGAAGCCGAAAAACTGGCCAAGGCCGGCGTCAAGGAACTCCTCGTCATCTCGCAGGACACCAGCGCCTACGGCATCGACATCAAGTACCAGACGTCCATGTTCGGCGACCGCGAAGTGCGCGCGAAATTCCTCGACCTCTCGGAGGAACTGGGCAAGCTCGGCATCTGGGTGCGCATGCATTATGTCTATCCCTACCCGCATGTCGCCGACGTCATCCCGCTGATGGCCGAGGGAAAAATCCTTCCCTATCTGGACATCCCCTTCCAGCATGCCTCGCCGCAGGTGCTGAAGAACATGCGCCGGCCCGCCCACGGCGAAAAAACGCTCGAGCGCATTCGCGGCTGGCGCGACGTGTGCCCGGATCTCGCCATCCGCTCGACCTTCATCGTCGGCTTCCCCGGCGAAACGGACGACGATTTCGAGATGCTGCTCGATTGGCTGGATGAAGCGAAAATCGATCGCGCTGGCTGCTTCAAATACGAACCGGTCAGAGGCGCCCGCTCCAACGAGCTTGGGCTGGAGCAGGTGCCGCAGGAGATCAAGGAAGCGCGATGGCATCGCTTCATGCAGCGCCAGCAGAAGATTTCTGCGACGCAGCTTGCCAGGAAGGTCGGCAAGCGCCTGCCGGTGCTGATCGACGAAGCGCATGGCATGTCGGCAAAGGGCCGTACCAAATACGACGCGCCCGAGATCGACGGTTCGGTCCACATCCAGTCGCGCCGCCCGATGCGCGCCGGCGACATCGTCACCGTCAAGATCGAGCGTGCGGACGCTTACGACCTCTACGGCGCGGCTGTCTGA
- a CDS encoding TerC family protein → MEIFTAAGFSALLQVIAIDLALAGDNAIVIGLAAAGLPVSQRKRAILVGIAAATVLRIFFALITQWLLTIGPMLLIGGGLLLLWVCWKMWRELRVSHDDERDATEALSNGDFDKDGVIAGKGPRKTFSQAAWQIVIADVSMSLDNVLAVAGAAMNHPTVLIVGLALSIALMGFAASFVARLLHKYRWIAYVGLVIILYVAVKMLLDGAVQQFPDHFAFLSPWFGSGGH, encoded by the coding sequence ATGGAAATATTTACCGCCGCGGGCTTTTCGGCTCTCCTTCAGGTCATCGCCATCGACCTTGCGCTTGCGGGCGACAATGCCATCGTCATCGGCCTCGCCGCGGCCGGCCTGCCGGTCAGCCAACGCAAGCGAGCCATTCTTGTCGGCATCGCGGCTGCCACCGTTCTTCGAATTTTCTTCGCCCTGATCACGCAATGGCTGCTGACCATTGGTCCCATGCTGCTTATCGGTGGTGGCCTGCTTTTGCTGTGGGTTTGCTGGAAGATGTGGCGCGAATTACGTGTCAGCCACGATGACGAGCGCGACGCCACCGAAGCGCTGTCGAACGGCGATTTTGACAAGGATGGGGTCATTGCCGGCAAGGGGCCACGCAAGACCTTCTCACAGGCCGCCTGGCAGATCGTCATTGCCGACGTCTCGATGTCGCTCGACAATGTCCTTGCCGTGGCGGGCGCGGCCATGAACCATCCGACGGTGCTGATTGTCGGACTGGCGCTGTCGATCGCGTTGATGGGCTTTGCGGCGTCGTTCGTCGCGCGCCTGCTGCACAAATACCGCTGGATTGCCTATGTCGGCCTGGTCATCATCCTCTATGTCGCGGTCAAGATGCTGCTTGATGGGGCCGTGCAGCAATTCCCCGATCATTTCGCCTTCCTGTCACCATGGTTCGGGTCAGGCGGGCACTGA
- a CDS encoding DUF930 domain-containing protein has translation MLLVPPMKTLCMMAIASLTLAFPASAMDNALRAGLMKLDPQTRLEQRCDAEILDRITHDDRKFKADRVVAYAFATPEMSADAIRSPGAAFRSKGQWYRLKFKCQTGPDHMDVLQLRYRIGDEIPEADWAKYNLYD, from the coding sequence ATGCTGCTTGTCCCGCCCATGAAGACACTCTGCATGATGGCAATTGCGTCCCTGACGCTGGCTTTTCCGGCCAGTGCGATGGACAACGCTTTGCGCGCCGGGCTGATGAAACTCGATCCGCAGACCCGCCTCGAGCAGCGTTGCGATGCCGAAATCCTGGACCGGATCACCCACGACGATCGCAAGTTCAAGGCCGACCGCGTCGTCGCATACGCCTTCGCGACGCCGGAGATGAGCGCCGACGCCATCCGGAGCCCCGGTGCGGCGTTCCGCAGCAAGGGACAGTGGTACCGGCTGAAATTCAAATGCCAGACGGGACCGGACCATATGGACGTTCTCCAGCTCCGCTATCGGATCGGAGATGAGATTCCGGAAGCTGATTGGGCGAAGTACAATCTCTACGATTAG
- a CDS encoding TfoX/Sxy family protein, translating to MAEIDIVSDDDLRNLGSVETYHRLKFRFGRHVTILALYAMEAALCDCDWRNLDPDIKAFLRQQVGAGQVLGTAIRTPR from the coding sequence TTGGCGGAAATCGACATTGTCTCCGACGACGATTTGCGCAATCTCGGCTCGGTCGAAACCTATCATCGCCTGAAGTTTCGATTTGGCCGGCATGTGACGATCCTAGCGCTTTATGCGATGGAAGCTGCATTGTGCGATTGCGATTGGCGGAATCTCGACCCGGACATAAAGGCGTTTCTCCGACAACAGGTTGGCGCCGGCCAAGTCTTGGGGACGGCGATACGCACGCCTCGCTGA
- a CDS encoding DUF2161 domain-containing phosphodiesterase: protein MNETSLYAPVKRFLENLDFVVKGEIGGCDIVALREGEPPIVVICELKLQFNLELVLQGVDRAAACDEVWLAARMSARGKGRESDARFRNLCRRLGFGLIGVTANDRVEVLLSPVTVTPRKNPRRRSRLVDEHRRRRGDPVAGGGSRNPIMTAYRQSALACAAALADGPKRPRDLKALTPLAPKILLHNVYGWFARVDRGVYDLTDAGRASLIRWPQASHSSPG, encoded by the coding sequence ATGAACGAGACCTCACTCTATGCGCCGGTGAAGCGTTTCCTCGAAAACCTCGACTTCGTCGTGAAAGGGGAAATCGGCGGCTGCGACATCGTCGCGCTGCGCGAGGGGGAGCCGCCGATCGTCGTCATCTGCGAGCTGAAGCTGCAGTTCAATCTCGAACTGGTTCTGCAAGGCGTCGACCGCGCGGCTGCTTGCGATGAAGTGTGGCTGGCCGCGCGCATGTCGGCGCGGGGCAAGGGACGTGAAAGCGATGCCAGATTCCGCAACCTTTGCCGCCGGCTCGGCTTCGGCCTGATTGGTGTGACGGCGAACGACCGCGTCGAGGTGCTCCTGAGCCCCGTCACCGTTACGCCGCGCAAGAATCCGCGTCGCCGCTCGCGTCTGGTCGATGAACATCGGCGCCGTCGCGGCGATCCTGTCGCGGGCGGCGGATCGCGCAATCCGATCATGACCGCTTACCGCCAAAGCGCCCTCGCCTGCGCCGCGGCGTTGGCGGACGGGCCCAAGCGCCCACGCGACCTGAAGGCGCTGACGCCGCTTGCGCCAAAGATCCTGCTGCACAATGTCTATGGCTGGTTCGCGCGCGTCGACCGCGGCGTCTACGATCTCACCGACGCCGGCCGTGCCTCGCTGATCCGTTGGCCGCAGGCCTCGCACAGTTCGCCAGGATGA
- a CDS encoding alpha/beta fold hydrolase, translated as MDYRDDDLTKFEAHGAAPLPAAADEGQVEHEGAKIWYATFGTGFPVILLHGGLGHSGNWGFQVPTLVEHGYQVVTIDSRGHGRSTRDERPYKYELMASDVLAVMDRLHLNKAVAVGWSDGACVALILGMKAADRIAGVFFFGCNMDPSGTKEFEASPVIERCFSRHKKDYAELSATSDQFDAFVNAVGLMMKSEPNYGVTELGQIGVPVAVVQSEHDEFIKDEHAIYLARSILGSELVMLPDVSHFAPLQRPDRFNRVLLAFLKKIRP; from the coding sequence ATGGATTATCGCGACGACGATCTCACGAAATTCGAAGCGCATGGCGCCGCTCCTTTGCCGGCCGCGGCGGACGAAGGCCAGGTTGAGCACGAGGGTGCAAAAATCTGGTACGCGACGTTTGGGACGGGGTTTCCCGTGATCCTGTTGCATGGCGGCCTTGGCCATAGCGGCAATTGGGGATTTCAGGTCCCGACATTGGTCGAGCACGGCTATCAGGTCGTCACCATCGACAGCCGTGGCCATGGACGCAGCACGCGCGACGAACGGCCGTACAAATACGAGCTGATGGCCTCGGATGTCCTGGCGGTGATGGATCGCCTGCACTTGAACAAGGCTGTCGCAGTGGGTTGGAGCGATGGCGCCTGCGTTGCCCTGATCCTTGGCATGAAGGCCGCCGATCGCATCGCGGGCGTGTTCTTCTTCGGCTGCAATATGGATCCCAGCGGCACGAAGGAATTCGAGGCCAGTCCGGTCATCGAGCGGTGTTTCAGCCGGCACAAAAAGGACTATGCCGAGCTGTCGGCCACGTCGGATCAATTCGACGCGTTTGTCAACGCCGTCGGCCTGATGATGAAGAGCGAACCCAATTATGGCGTCACCGAACTGGGACAGATCGGCGTGCCCGTGGCGGTCGTCCAAAGCGAGCATGACGAGTTTATCAAGGACGAGCATGCGATCTATCTGGCCCGCAGCATACTGGGATCGGAATTGGTCATGCTGCCCGACGTCAGTCATTTCGCGCCCTTGCAGCGTCCCGACCGGTTCAACCGCGTGCTATTGGCTTTCCTCAAAAAAATTCGTCCTTGA
- a CDS encoding sterol desaturase family protein — protein sequence MWFCSEAEARVALAKGKAISGRMDIFGIKGLLICALIFIPFEHLFAERPQKILRKGLGVDLIYVLFNGLVVKAVIILIAANTLEAAAMLVPQSVTQAVGGQPLWLQVAEIILITDIGVYWAHRAFHEIPALWKFHAVHHGIEELDWLGAFHSHPVDAIVTKAISLTPIFFLGFSEASIAVFSVIYFWHTLLVHSNLRIPFGPLKWLVAGPQFHRWHHANQREAYDKNFAGQLPFLDVVFGTYNATGNKVPEKYGVDDPVPSSYFGQIGYPLRRRRKRSNRAEPNGGALDENQPARNSGDRAPTGAVNIGR from the coding sequence ATGTGGTTCTGTTCGGAAGCTGAAGCGCGGGTGGCGCTGGCCAAAGGCAAGGCGATAAGCGGTCGAATGGATATCTTTGGCATCAAGGGGCTGTTGATCTGCGCGCTGATCTTCATTCCGTTCGAGCATCTGTTCGCCGAGCGACCGCAAAAAATCCTGCGCAAGGGCCTGGGTGTCGACCTGATCTATGTGCTGTTCAACGGCCTCGTCGTAAAGGCGGTAATAATCCTGATAGCGGCCAACACGCTCGAAGCCGCTGCAATGCTGGTCCCGCAATCGGTAACGCAGGCGGTCGGCGGCCAGCCCCTCTGGCTGCAGGTCGCCGAAATCATCCTGATTACCGATATAGGCGTCTACTGGGCACACCGTGCGTTTCACGAAATCCCCGCGCTTTGGAAGTTCCATGCAGTCCATCACGGCATTGAGGAACTGGATTGGCTGGGTGCATTCCACTCTCATCCCGTCGACGCCATAGTCACGAAGGCAATTTCGCTGACACCGATCTTCTTTCTCGGATTCTCCGAGGCCTCCATCGCCGTCTTTTCCGTCATCTACTTCTGGCACACGCTGCTTGTTCATTCGAACTTGCGGATTCCGTTCGGTCCCTTGAAGTGGCTCGTCGCCGGCCCGCAGTTCCATCGCTGGCACCATGCCAACCAGCGCGAAGCCTACGACAAGAACTTCGCCGGACAGTTGCCCTTCCTCGACGTGGTGTTCGGCACGTACAATGCGACTGGCAACAAAGTGCCTGAGAAATACGGCGTCGATGATCCCGTCCCCTCCAGCTACTTCGGACAGATCGGCTATCCGCTGCGGCGCCGCAGGAAACGATCGAATCGGGCAGAGCCGAATGGCGGCGCGCTCGACGAAAATCAGCCGGCGCGAAACAGCGGGGATCGGGCGCCAACAGGTGCGGTCAATATCGGCCGTTAG
- a CDS encoding LysR family transcriptional regulator has product MDNVDLNLLVALDILLAEGSVTGAARRLGLSTSAMSRTLTRLRAATGDPLLVRAGRGLVPTPHATELRDRVHELTRDVRSVLRPQNMRVDLATLELTFTIRASEAFLEFLSGPVVIAVTRAAPRVRLRFAPKPDKDARPLREGLIDLEIGLLGTSAPEIRTQFLFHDKYVGVARAGHPLLTGAGVSPERYAACKHVVASREGNVVEPIDGALVKLDLGRTVVVVVPGYPDAMRIVRQSDLVATVPRSCFGNAGASDHAVATGLESFELPLPVPEFKISAMWHPRMDADPAHRWLRDIVMSVCRAAYPRR; this is encoded by the coding sequence ATGGACAATGTGGACCTGAACCTTCTCGTGGCGCTGGACATCTTGCTTGCCGAAGGCAGCGTGACAGGGGCGGCCCGCCGGCTCGGCTTGAGCACCTCGGCGATGAGCCGAACGCTCACACGACTTCGTGCAGCCACCGGCGACCCGCTGCTCGTCCGGGCCGGACGCGGGCTCGTGCCCACACCGCACGCCACGGAATTGCGCGACCGCGTCCATGAACTTACCCGGGATGTGCGATCGGTTCTGCGGCCGCAAAACATGCGTGTGGACCTGGCCACACTCGAATTGACGTTCACCATTCGCGCCAGCGAAGCATTCCTGGAGTTCCTTTCCGGCCCGGTCGTGATTGCGGTTACCCGTGCGGCGCCCCGTGTCCGACTGCGCTTCGCACCCAAGCCCGACAAGGACGCGCGTCCGCTTCGGGAAGGTCTCATCGATCTGGAGATCGGTTTGCTTGGAACGTCCGCGCCCGAGATACGCACCCAGTTCCTGTTCCACGACAAATATGTCGGCGTGGCCCGGGCCGGACATCCGCTTCTGACGGGCGCTGGTGTCAGCCCCGAACGCTATGCCGCCTGTAAGCATGTGGTGGCATCCCGGGAAGGAAATGTCGTCGAGCCGATCGATGGAGCGTTGGTGAAGCTTGACCTTGGACGCACCGTCGTGGTTGTCGTGCCCGGCTACCCCGATGCAATGCGGATCGTGCGCCAGTCGGATCTGGTAGCGACCGTGCCGCGCTCGTGTTTCGGCAACGCTGGCGCGAGCGACCACGCCGTCGCGACGGGTCTCGAGAGCTTCGAGCTCCCGCTTCCTGTTCCGGAGTTCAAAATATCGGCGATGTGGCATCCTCGCATGGACGCCGACCCGGCCCATCGTTGGCTGCGCGATATCGTGATGTCGGTCTGCCGGGCGGCCTATCCGCGGCGATGA
- a CDS encoding SDR family NAD(P)-dependent oxidoreductase, with protein sequence MNTQSNTVLIVGASRGLGHAMAAEFLRKGWNVVGTIRKGSGQTKLHDLTDEFEGRLEIETVDICEPDQVAALRDRLSGRVFDIVFVNAGVTNNPAETIADVATDEFVRVMVTNALGPMRVLESLEPFVPATGLIGVMSSGQGSISNNETGQREVYRGSKAALNMFMRSFAARHAATPRAMVLMAPGWVRTKLGGPDGRLSIEESVPSLVNVLLAKRGTPGLTYVDYLGRTVPW encoded by the coding sequence TTGAACACCCAGTCGAATACTGTCCTCATCGTCGGCGCATCGCGCGGCCTCGGCCACGCAATGGCGGCCGAGTTCCTCAGGAAAGGCTGGAACGTCGTCGGCACGATCCGGAAAGGCAGCGGCCAGACCAAGTTGCACGACCTCACAGACGAGTTCGAAGGCCGGCTCGAAATCGAGACGGTCGACATCTGCGAGCCCGATCAGGTCGCGGCCTTGCGCGACCGGCTGTCGGGCAGGGTGTTCGACATAGTGTTCGTCAATGCCGGCGTGACAAATAACCCGGCTGAAACGATCGCCGATGTGGCGACCGACGAGTTCGTGCGGGTAATGGTCACAAATGCACTCGGCCCGATGCGGGTCCTCGAGAGCCTGGAGCCATTTGTCCCGGCGACCGGCCTGATCGGCGTGATGTCATCCGGGCAGGGTAGCATCTCCAACAATGAGACGGGTCAACGTGAGGTTTACCGCGGCAGCAAGGCAGCGCTGAACATGTTCATGCGAAGCTTCGCGGCCCGCCATGCCGCAACACCGCGTGCCATGGTGCTGATGGCGCCCGGCTGGGTCCGTACGAAGTTGGGAGGGCCGGATGGGCGGCTGAGCATCGAGGAGAGTGTGCCGAGCCTCGTGAACGTCTTGCTTGCCAAGCGAGGAACCCCAGGGTTGACCTATGTCGACTATCTCGGCCGCACCGTCCCCTGGTGA
- a CDS encoding septal ring lytic transglycosylase RlpA family protein, with protein MQAVTHPRLRRVATVALLAASAALLAACASQPEPKGMVYKKTRSKEYFAETEYGVKASPRAAFMRRGGGRDQLGKPYQVRGKWYYPKEDKRYAKVGLASWYGDAFHGRLTANGEVYDMAHLTAAHPTMPLPSYARVTNLETGSSVIVRVNDRGPYHEGRIIDVSERAAQMLDYDKVGTAKVKVEYVGRAPLDGNDDQYLMASYHPGNRIPDPSDGLPTGVMVAMNGPSPSLPVGAAAVPFPGQLTDAATPVEGQMSAQPVFGDLALPDFGPIVPERPEIGLPPQSPFAMASLSYADERVHRADVFAALDESGMAPADILRSWKKTGNQAAPSSSDYVAAGTFDDATEAKRVASALKPFGRIEIQRSDLDGNDWYAVNLYPDGHGGLDELLKAAWSHGAPDALVVRD; from the coding sequence ATGCAGGCTGTGACGCACCCGCGTCTTCGTCGCGTTGCCACGGTTGCGTTGCTTGCAGCGTCCGCTGCATTGCTTGCCGCTTGCGCGTCGCAGCCCGAGCCGAAGGGGATGGTCTACAAGAAGACCCGCTCCAAGGAATATTTCGCCGAGACCGAATATGGCGTGAAGGCGAGTCCGCGCGCTGCCTTCATGCGGCGCGGCGGCGGCCGCGACCAGCTTGGCAAGCCCTATCAGGTGCGCGGCAAGTGGTATTATCCCAAGGAAGACAAGAGGTACGCCAAGGTGGGTCTGGCCTCGTGGTATGGTGACGCCTTCCATGGCCGGCTGACCGCCAACGGCGAAGTCTACGACATGGCGCATCTGACGGCGGCGCATCCGACCATGCCGCTGCCCAGCTATGCCCGCGTCACCAACCTCGAAACCGGCAGTTCGGTGATCGTGCGCGTCAATGACCGCGGCCCATACCATGAGGGCCGCATCATCGACGTCTCGGAGCGAGCCGCGCAGATGCTGGACTACGACAAGGTCGGCACCGCAAAGGTGAAGGTCGAATATGTCGGCCGCGCCCCGCTCGACGGCAATGACGACCAGTATCTGATGGCCTCTTATCATCCAGGCAACCGCATACCGGATCCCTCGGATGGCTTGCCGACCGGCGTCATGGTGGCCATGAACGGGCCTTCGCCCAGCCTTCCGGTCGGCGCGGCCGCCGTGCCGTTTCCGGGTCAGCTGACCGATGCCGCGACCCCGGTCGAGGGGCAGATGTCCGCGCAGCCGGTCTTCGGCGATCTGGCGCTGCCCGATTTCGGACCGATCGTGCCGGAACGGCCGGAGATCGGCTTGCCGCCGCAATCGCCGTTCGCCATGGCCTCGCTGTCCTATGCCGATGAACGCGTCCATCGCGCGGATGTCTTTGCCGCTCTGGACGAAAGCGGCATGGCGCCCGCCGACATCCTGCGGTCGTGGAAGAAGACCGGCAACCAAGCGGCGCCGTCCAGCTCCGACTATGTCGCCGCGGGCACGTTCGACGATGCCACCGAAGCCAAACGTGTGGCCTCGGCGCTGAAGCCCTTCGGCAGAATAGAAATCCAGCGCTCCGATCTCGACGGCAATGACTGGTATGCGGTCAACCTCTATCCGGACGGCCATGGCGGCCTGGACGAGTTGTTGAAGGCGGCATGGTCGCACGGCGCGCCGGATGCGCTGGTCGTGCGCGACTGA
- a CDS encoding D-alanyl-D-alanine carboxypeptidase family protein produces MQFRLLQPFAGFFLLGLLLTLSPAQAQLFETKAAQAFMIDADTGTVLFSKDADKPIPPASLAKLMTMEVVFNALKSGRLKLDDTFVVSENAWRTGGAPSGTSTMFAKLKSAIRIEDLIQGVTVQAANDGCIVIAEGMAGSEDNFAREMTERARQIGLKTSTFVNSTGLPADGQQTNVRELAQLALHLWREYPDYYRYYSLKDFTWNKISQRNRNPLLAMDIGADGLAVGASETSGFGIVASVSHDGTRVIAAMSGLANDKERAEEARKLLDWGVRSFEKTEIFAKDEVVGEAQVFGGAKSGVTLKAKGPIDIFLPITNRDKLTARIVYTGPVAAPVEEGQPVGALRVWIGDTLSQETPLFAAESIGVGTLPQRALDAVKELAIGWLR; encoded by the coding sequence ATGCAGTTTCGCTTGCTACAGCCTTTCGCCGGGTTTTTTCTCCTCGGCCTCCTGCTTACGCTTTCGCCGGCCCAAGCGCAGCTATTCGAAACCAAGGCCGCACAGGCCTTCATGATCGATGCCGACACCGGCACGGTGCTGTTTTCGAAGGATGCCGACAAACCCATTCCACCGGCCTCACTGGCCAAGCTGATGACGATGGAAGTGGTTTTCAACGCCCTCAAGTCCGGCCGCCTCAAACTCGACGATACGTTCGTGGTCAGCGAAAACGCCTGGCGCACAGGCGGCGCGCCGTCGGGGACCTCGACGATGTTCGCCAAGCTCAAATCGGCGATCCGGATCGAGGACCTGATCCAGGGGGTGACCGTACAGGCCGCGAATGACGGCTGCATTGTCATAGCCGAAGGCATGGCCGGATCCGAGGACAATTTTGCCAGGGAGATGACCGAACGCGCGCGCCAGATCGGCCTCAAGACATCGACTTTCGTCAATTCGACCGGCCTGCCGGCCGATGGCCAGCAGACAAATGTGCGCGAGTTGGCGCAGCTCGCCCTGCATCTGTGGCGCGAATACCCGGATTACTATCGCTACTATAGCCTGAAGGATTTCACCTGGAACAAGATCTCGCAGAGGAACCGCAACCCGTTGCTGGCGATGGACATCGGCGCCGACGGCCTGGCTGTCGGCGCAAGCGAGACATCTGGCTTCGGCATCGTCGCTTCGGTCAGCCACGACGGCACGCGGGTGATCGCGGCGATGAGTGGGCTGGCCAATGACAAGGAGCGCGCAGAAGAGGCGCGCAAACTGCTCGACTGGGGCGTTCGTTCGTTCGAGAAGACCGAGATTTTCGCCAAGGACGAGGTGGTCGGCGAGGCCCAGGTCTTTGGCGGTGCGAAATCCGGCGTGACGCTGAAGGCAAAAGGTCCGATCGACATCTTCCTGCCGATCACCAACCGCGACAAGCTGACGGCCAGGATCGTCTATACCGGCCCGGTCGCCGCACCGGTGGAGGAGGGGCAGCCGGTGGGCGCACTGCGCGTCTGGATCGGCGACACGCTGAGCCAGGAGACACCCTTGTTCGCAGCCGAGTCGATCGGCGTCGGCACGCTGCCGCAACGCGCGCTCGATGCCGTCAAGGAATTGGCGATCGGCTGGCTGCGATAG
- the tmk gene encoding dTMP kinase — MARGFFITFEGGEGAGKSTQIERLATKMRAKKYDVLRTREPGGSPGAEAVRHVLLSGAAEPFGPKMEALLFAAARSDHVEQVIRPAVERGSIVLCDRFLDSSRVYQGVTGGIDPAFMAMLEQVAINGMMPDMTLIFDIDPAEGLKRATWRRGSDAAADRFEKETLTIHQARREAFLAIAAAEPERCIVVDASADPDTVEDVVTATVFAALEARAPERNRQVAPV, encoded by the coding sequence TTGGCGCGCGGATTTTTCATCACCTTCGAAGGCGGCGAAGGCGCAGGCAAGTCGACACAGATCGAGCGGCTGGCCACAAAGATGCGCGCCAAGAAGTATGATGTCCTGCGCACGCGTGAACCGGGCGGCTCGCCGGGCGCCGAAGCGGTCCGGCATGTGCTGCTTTCGGGCGCCGCCGAACCGTTCGGGCCGAAGATGGAGGCGCTGCTCTTCGCCGCCGCGCGTTCCGACCATGTCGAGCAGGTCATCCGTCCGGCGGTCGAGCGCGGCTCCATCGTGCTTTGTGACCGCTTCCTGGATTCCTCGCGTGTCTATCAGGGCGTTACGGGCGGGATCGATCCGGCATTCATGGCCATGCTGGAACAGGTCGCCATCAACGGCATGATGCCCGACATGACACTGATCTTCGATATCGACCCGGCCGAGGGTTTGAAGCGCGCGACATGGCGGCGCGGCAGTGACGCCGCCGCCGACCGCTTCGAAAAGGAGACGCTGACCATCCACCAGGCCCGCCGCGAAGCGTTCCTGGCGATCGCGGCGGCAGAGCCGGAACGCTGCATCGTCGTCGACGCGTCAGCCGATCCGGACACGGTGGAGGATGTCGTCACCGCGACCGTGTTCGCGGCATTGGAGGCAAGGGCGCCCGAGCGCAACAGGCAGGTCGCACCGGTATGA